The following are encoded in a window of Stigmatopora nigra isolate UIUO_SnigA chromosome 23, RoL_Snig_1.1, whole genome shotgun sequence genomic DNA:
- the pmch gene encoding pro-MCH → MSSVRRVVLALLLFSGLSRPWVAGTQDDRDDRELPLDLNAALRGDLLWDVADENGSPKVVLLDTKRRSSRFRGLDQRPPGTDDLRWSRNDPMETPVRRDADVEMLRCMIGRVYRPCWGGT, encoded by the exons ATGTCGTCTGTCCGTCGTGTCGTTCTAGCCCTTCTGCTTTTCTCTGGCCTCAGTAGACCGTGGGTTGCCGGGACTCAAGACGACAGGGACGACAGGGAGCTGCCGTTAGACCTGAACGCCGCCCTGAGGGGGGACTTATTGTGGGATGTCGCCGATGAAAACGGAAGCCCCAAAGTGGTCCTGTTG GACACAAAGCGAAGGTCCTCCCGTTTCCGTGGGCTTGACCAGCGACCCCCGGGGACAGATGATCTACGCTGGAGCCGCAACGATCCTATGGAGACCCCCGTCCGCAGAGACGCGGACGTAGAGA TGCTGAGGTGCATGATCGGAAGAGTGTACCGACCATGTTGGGGCGGGACATAA
- the nup37 gene encoding nucleoporin Nup37 has product MSSGKALGGGDNASRCPSYTVPCDDYVQAVEFSPFASGIPASLLAYSCNQYVVVATCLFQEENINVEGVEFNVVRAFLHEQPVDTLAWSPESHLDRIPMIRFCTAASDNKIRLLTSDLRDQFEVKEMGGHGGYINHLVFEPSEGKQMASVGDDHACRVWDLDGNENATFPLGSPGISVCWHPKEVFQLMVAEKKGTIRFYDLVSQQAILSLDCGQSPLSAADWCLTNTVKVGAVAGGDWIVWDITRSSYPQEKRPAHRDKAQHFKWSRVQENLFATTGFLGKNNSQLLIHHLGHPQPVTVGSVKVGSGMSWHRTLPLCVMGGDRILCFWMTEM; this is encoded by the exons ATGAGTTCGGGCAAGGCACTGGGCGGCGGGGACAACGCCAGTCGATGTCCCAGTTATACGGTACCGTGTGACGACTATGTCCAGGCGGTGGAGTTCAGTCCATTCGCTTCTGGCATACCAGCTTCTTTACTGGCCTACAGTTGCAACCAGTATGTGGTGGTGGCCACCTGCCTATTCCAG GAGGAGAACATAAACGTGGAAGGAGTGGAGTTCAATGTTGTCAGAGCGTTTCTCCACGAACAGCCAGTGGACACGCTTGCCTGGAGCCCAGAGTCCCATCTTGACCGGATTCCCATGATCAG ATTTTGCACGGCGGCCTCCGACAATAAAATTAGACTCTTGACGTCGGACCTTCGGGATCAATTCGAGGTCAAG GAGATGGGCGGCCATGGCGGCTATATTAACCATTTGGTCTTCGAGCCTAGCGAAGGGAAGCAAATGGCTTCTGTCGGCGACGACCACGCTTGCAG GGTGTGGGATCTGGatggaaatgaaaatgccacattCCCACTCGGCTCTCCTGGCATCAGTGTGTGCTGGCATCCAAAGGAAGTCTTCCAG TTGATGGTGGCGGAGAAGAAAGGAACCATCCGCTTCTACGATTTGGTGAGCCAGCAGGCCATTCTGTCGCTGGACTGCGGTCAGTCGCCACTAAGCGCTGCCGACTGGTGCCTGACCAATACCGTCAAAGTAGGCGCGGTGGCCGGTGGCGACTGGATCGTCTGGGACATCACTCGCTCCAG CTACCCGCAAGAAAAAAGGCCGGCACACCGAGATAAAGCCCAGCATTTCAA GTGGTCCCGAGTTCAAGAAAATCTTTTCGCCACTACTGGATTTCTGGGGAAGAACAACAGTCAGCTTTTGATCCACCATCTTGGCCATCCACAA CCCGTGACAGTGGGTTCAGTGAAAGTGGGCTCTGGCATGAGCTGGCACCGTACGCTCCCTCTATGCGTGATGGGAGGTGACCGAATACTTTGCTTCTGGATGACGGAGATGTAG
- the igf1 gene encoding insulin-like growth factor 1 has translation MSCALSCLRWHLWDVLKSAMCWMSLWRTLSLLLCVLSLTPAASGARPETLCGAELVDTLQFVCGERGFYFSKPTGYGPNARRSRGIVDECCFQSCELRRLEMYCAPAKTSKAARSVRAQRHTDAPRTAKVGTVVGHKTERGQERRAPAQTKNKKKPLPGHSHSAFKEAHPKNSSRGTTGRNYRM, from the exons ATGTCCTGCGCTCTTTCCTGCCTCCGGTGGCATTTATGGGACGTCCTCAAG AGTGCGATGTGCTGGATGTCCCTTTGGCGCACCCTCTCACTACTGCTGTGCGTCCTCAGCCTGACTCCAGCGGCATCAGGGGCGCGGCCAGAGACGCTGTGCGGGGCGGAGCTGGTCGACACGCTGCAGTTTGTGTGCGGAGAGAGGGGCTTTTATTTCA GCAAGCCCACGGGCTATGGCCCCAATGCCCGTCGATCGCGGGGCATCGTAGACGAGTGCTGCTTCCAGAGCTGCGAATTGCGGCGGCTGGAGATGTACTGCGCACCCGCCAAGACCAGCAAGGCGGCACGCTCGGTGCGCGCCCAGCGCCACACAGATGCGCCCAGGACCGCCAAAGTGGGCACCGTGGTCGGCCACAAGACCGAAAGGGGCCAGGAACGACGGGCGCCCGCACAGACCAAGAACAAGAAG AAACCTTTGCCCGGACACAGTCACTCAGCCTTTAAG GAAGCCCATCCCAAAAACTCGAGTCGAGGCACCACCGGGCGAAACTACCGAATGTAG
- the parpbp gene encoding PCNA-interacting partner, with amino-acid sequence MAAAVSERLKQMLRIFRRESHRLLDSERTTVHGADAMLMVLQLVVAQVNKQQSGEFRATLSDVLLVWKNILADRLGLTSPIRRSERHDYIGKAYEVFLKRSNSVDLVDVVVKYGGIRRDSDPEELVSPAQLYDFLVVSDASIPSTLPPVTQTCTSCIKSTVRRVFLAYLSLLVNAKDDLAVALTLDVPTRAFSQQTFADVRRAARQSGMSLFLAVTSFVRAIQLGGKSYTPAPSDPLRKHTKGLFAFIHFLDGLQENLGEITDPSVCASKLLCAIQGVLVKGCNSRDVSRAAEETVDHLMEEICKLHQAQKDTMLGEGSGISPARPKAFTVNHGTAYRGRDTVKVLLALLDDEAAAPPADNVAELLSEEQAALDGIQGTSVLTWFRSPEAPAAGCSPEPLKQRARSRLNLFKPKKQNIPGAVQSQFSCTYGDDEEEQPLNRVLVFPSSSQVPTYVHPAPKPKSAAETSGKLEMVPTLVVRSENVQPQLESIKTKKRKQADAPTENEPPQKKQHAKTRVKSHKKLIVGQSTLTSFFRV; translated from the exons ATGGCAGCTGCTGTCAGTGAGCGTTTAAAGCAGATGCTGAGAATTTTCCGGAGAGAAAGCCACCGCTTGCTAGACTCTGAGAGGACCACCGTGCATGGGGCCGATGCTATGTTGATGGTGCTGCAGCTGGTCGTGGCGCAAGTCAACAAACAA CAAAGTGGCGAGTTCCGAGCGACACTCAGTGACGTATTGCTGGTGTGGAAAAACATACTGGCGGACAGACTGGGATTGACATCCCCCATACGGCGATCCGAGAGGCACGACTACATCGGCAAGGCGTACGAAGTCTTCCTGAAGCGTTCCAACTCTGTGGATCTGGTCGACGTCGTGGTCAAGTATGGAGGCATCAGACGAGATTCAGACCCTGAAGAGCTTGTCAGTCCT GCCCAACTCTACGACTTCTTGGTGGTCTCGGATGCGTCTATCCCATCTACGCTGCCCCCGGTAACTCAAACGTGCACCTCTTGTATCAAATCCACGGTGAGAAGAGTATTCCTGGCCTACCTGAGCTTGCTGGTCAATGCCAAAGACGACCTGGCGGTGGCGCTCACGCTTGACGTCCCAACCCGGGCTTTCAGCCAACAGACGTTCGCTGACGTCAGGCGGGCGGCGCGGCAAAGCGGCATGTCCCTGTTTTTG GCAGTCACGTCATTCGTGAGAGCCATCCAACTAGGCGGCAAGAGCTACACACCGGCACCCTCAGATCCGCTCAGAAAACACACCAAGGGCTTGTTCgccttcatccattttctggaCGGCCTGCAAGAGAACCTTGGCGAGATTACTGACCCGAG TGTTTGCGCTTCCAAGCTATTGTGCGCCATTCAAGGGGTTCTGGTGAAGGGTTGTAACTCGCGGGACGTCAGTCGTGCCGCAGAGGAGACAGTCGACCACCTGATGGAagaaatatgcaaactccaccaggCACAAAAGGACACCATGCTTGGGGAAGGAAGTGGAATCAGTCCCGCTAGg CCAAAAGCATTCACCGTCAACCACGGCACGGCGTACCGCGGTCGGGATACGGTCAAGGTGCTGCTGGCTCTCCTGGACGACGAGGCGGCGGCTCCCCCCGCGGACAATGTGGCCGAACTGCTTTCCGAGGAGCAAGCCGCCTTGGACGGGATCCAGGGCACTTCGGTTCTAACCTGGTTCAG GTCCCCCGAGGCACCCGCCGCCGGATGTTCTCCAGAACCCCTGAAGCAACGAGCCCGCAGCCGCCTCAACCTGTTCAAACCCAAA AAGCAAAATATACCCGGAGCTGTACAGTCCCAGTTTTCCTGCACCTACGGGGACGACGAAGAGGAACAGCCCCTCAATCGCGTTCTGGTCTTCCCCAGCTCAAGCCAAGTGCCCACCTACGTGCACCCGGCACCCAAACCAAAAAGTGCAGCCGAGACCTCTG gcAAACTTGAGATGGTGCCCACGTTAGTTGTGAGAAGTGAGAATGTTCAACCCCAACTGGAGTCGATCAAGACAAAGAAGAGGAAGCAGGCGGACGCGCCAACAGAAAACGAGCCACCGCAGAAGAAGCAGCATGCAAAAACCAGGgtaaaaagtcataaaaagttGATTGTGGGACAGTCAACACTCACCAGCTTCTTCAGAGTCTGA
- the LOC144181496 gene encoding uncharacterized protein LOC144181496, producing MENLDRPQSDAPLQLPALSLFIPRMRLLSGAMMQTLQRGSVGDFGVVEDFICSVTDILPEILNADQKAQLLLGLRAKVVLELCRSGTNPDRETIEMHLSRIKALISTWASQPCFADVQFPKFNFVDQLELIFTDAEERDKFFQDVFPTDFGPEYDGALQVLMLDFLSKLEKLLHVPDVQQTAAMLSAAPEALDECLRSGPGLPDLKALLLHQSTLRHFDSFDDSQSLPSSFGNCILSSLALPQLEKVVIDDGHIQLEPPGEAMSGCVTVQVEGETVTLLDYIEIEQTPGGLMEPNPEEEQEEEGGEGGVEEEDENSLKPAAFQPLKQSRRLQLKRTAAESQKDQVASDTVKGQRKRHPNSKTCPVCGRSFLRASAMRRHQETHLENRELRYKCSHCDKRFRDPYDMKRHVMRVHERDDSNEDEAPAESECSETSDTRNCALCGKFFARQVDMERHMTSHSEERPYKCSFCEKSFKNPYILKRHQKEICKSKDPKNQGCEDPERQPEGKECPICGRALPCSADMAKHLRSHTEERPFICLGCDKGFKYRDTLKKHQIIHGHEGVREEASKSVDQILAEAQKTPSEQPGRPPARQKPSGKTDTCPVCGRGFDNVKTLNRHIQSHTDERPFPCVHCKKRFKHLHGLKRHQVYAVCHKKYARFSWKKEAKAGAAEGQGSAHQTPVWCSNCGQHFEFLSALKEHQEKACKAETRDGLKCGACSKVFKSLTMLKVHRRIHDPLYCKECGKILASEAAFERHQLMHRPMTCTMCDKSFTLMRRLREHYQNQHAFSGPYPCALCGKSFAQLSYLVVHQRIHKGEFPFACDLCPGRFRSSNCLTVHQRKHTGERPFLCWQCGKCYRSASELNVHMGTHSEERPWSCEQCQASYRTKVQLNNHVEQVHIGVRYPCVSCGKQFMKEASLKRHELIHTGERPHQCTECGKTFLTASELRLHNRYHTGERPYKCDVCGKAFIQSGYLKSHMRIHTGEKPFKCDLCPKSFRLSYHLKKHRHTHAGKAKTFTCDHCQLTFVNKKALWEHAVSHKLKIEPAFAQIHIQFQ from the exons ATGGAGAATCTGGATCGGCCACAAAGCG ATGCTCCTCTCCAACTTCCAGCCCTGAGCCTTTTCATTCCGCGTATGCGCCTGTTGTCGGGGGCAATGATGCAGACGTTACAGCGTGGCAGTGTGGGAGACTTTGGCGTGGTGGAAGATTTCATCTGCAGCGTCACAGATATTCTTCCGGAGATCTTGAACGCCGACCAGAAGGCCCAACTGCTTCTTGGTCTACGGGCCAAG GTGGTTCTGGAATTGTGTCGATCTGGCACAAACCCAGATAGGGAAACCATTGAGATGCACTTGAGCCGAATCAAGGCCCTCATATCGACATGGGCGTCTCAG CCATGCTTTGCCGATGTCCAGTTTCCCAAATTCAATTTTGTGGATCAGCTGGAGCTGATTTTCACAGACGCCGAAGAGAGGGACAAATTCTTCCAG GATGTCTTCCCCACTGACTTTGGGCCGGAATACGATGGTGCTCTTCAGGTGCTCATGTTGGATTTCCTTTCCAAATTAGAGAAGCTTCTGCATGTGCCGGATGTACAACAG ACGGCCGCCATGTTGAGCGCCGCCCCTGAAGCCTTGGATGAATGTCTCCGCTCGGGCCCCGGCCTACCTGACCTGAAGGCCCTGCTTTTGCACCAAAGTACACTCAGACATTTCGATTCTTTTG ACGACTCCCAGAGCTTACCGTCCTCTTTTGGTAACTGCATCTTGTCTTCACTGGCCCTCCCGCAGCTGGAAAAAGTGGTCATTGATGATGGTCACATCCAGCTGGAGCCGCCCGGCGAAGCCATGTCGGGATGCGTCACCGTTCAGGTGGAGGGCGAGACAGTCACCCTCTTGGACTACATAGAGATTGAACAGACACCCGGCGGCTTAATGGAGCCTAACCccgaagaagaacaagaagaagaaggtggCGAGGGTGGTGTTGAGGAGGAAGATGAGAACTCGCTGAAGCCGGCAGCGTTCCAGCCCCTCAAGCAAAGCAGGCGCCTGCAGCTGAAGAGGACCGCGGCCGAATCCCAAAAAGACCAAGTAGCCTCTGATACGGTCAAGGGTCAGAGAAAGAGACACCCCAATAGCAAGACTTGCCCAGTATGCGGCAGGAGCTTCTTACGCGCCTCCGCCATGAGGCGCCACCAGGAGACGCACTTGGAGAACCGCGAGCTACGGTACAAGTGCTCGCACTGCGACAAGCGTTTCCGCGACCCGTACGATATGAAGCGCCACGTCATGCGCGTCCACGAGAGGGACGATTCCAACGAGGACGAAGCGCCGGCCGAGAGCGAGTGCTCGGAGACGTCGGACACAAGAAACTGCGCTCTGTGTGGTAAATTCTTTGCGCGGCAGGTAGATATGGAGCGCCACATGACGTCTCATTCGGAGGAGCGGCCTTACAAGTGCTCCTTCTGCGAGAAGAGTTTCAAGAACCCTTACATCCTCAAGAGACACCAGAAGGAGATTTGCAAGAGTAAAGACCCCAAGAACCAAGGCTGTGAGGACCCCGAGAGACAACCAGAAGGCAAAGAGTGCCCCATTTGCGGTCGCGCTTTGCCGTGCAGCGCCGACATGGCCAAGCACCTTCGTTCTCATACCGAGGAGCGTCCCTTCATCTGTCTGGGCTGCGACAAGGGCTTCAAATACCGCGACACGCTCAAGAAGCACCAAATCATCCACGGCCACGAGGGTGTGCGCGAAGAGGCCAGCAAAAGCGTGGACCAGATCTTAGCCGAAGCCCAGAAGACCCCGTCGGAACAACCCGGGCGCCCACCCGCCCGCCAGAAGCCGAGCGGGAAGACCGACACGTGCCCCGTGTGCGGAAGAGGCTTTGACAATGTCAAGACGCTTAACCGCCATATTCAGAGTCACACGGACGAACGGCCCTTCCCCTGCGTTCACTGCAAGAAGCGCTTCAAACACCTGCACGGCCTCAAACGCCACCAGGTCTACGCCGTCTGCCACAAGAAGTATGCCCGGTTCTCTTGGAAGAAGGAGGCCAAGGCCGGAGCCGCCGAGGGTCAGGGTTCGGCGCACCAGACCCCCGTTTGGTGCTCCAACTGCGGCCAGCACTTTGAGTTCTTGTCGGCGCTCAAGGAGCACCAGGAGAAGGCGTGCAAGGCGGAGACGCGCGACGGACTCAAATGCGGCGCCTGCAGCAAAGTCTTTAAGAGTCTCACCATGCTCAAG gtGCACCGTAGAATCCACGACCCACTGTACTGCAAAGAGTGCGGCAAGATCCTAGCCAGCGAGGCGGCCTTTGAGCGCCACCAGCTGATGCACCGTCCCATGACGTGCACCATGTGTGACAAAAGCTTCACTCTAATGCGCCGCCTACGCGAGCACTACCAAAACCAACACGCCTTCTCCGGCCCTTACCCGTGCGCACTTTGCGGCAAGAGCTTTGCGCAACTCTCCTACCTAGTGGTCCACCAGCGCATCCACAAAGGCGAGTTTCCCTTCGCCTGCGACCTTTGCCCTGGCCGCTTCCGCTCGTCCAATTGCCTGACGGTGCACCAGCGCAAACACACGGGCGAGCGACCCTTCCTCTGCTGGCAGTGCGGCAAGTGCTACCGCTCGGCTTCGGAGCTCAACGTCCACATGGGCACGCATTCGGAAGAACGCCCCTGGTCCTGCGAACAGTGCCAGGCTAGCTACCGCACCAAAGTGCAGCTCAACAACCACGTGGAGCAGGTACACATCGGCGTGCGCTACCCCTGCGTCAGTTGCGGCAAGCAGTTCATGAAGGAGGCCTCGCTCAAGCGCCACGAGCTCATCCACACGGGGGAACGGCCGCACCAGTGCACCGAATGCGGCAAGACCTTCCTGACGGCCAGCGAGTTGCGCCTGCACAACCGCTACCACACGGGCGAGCGGCCCTACAAGTGCGACGTCTGCGGCAAGGCCTTCATCCAGTCGGGCTACCTCAAGTCGCACATGCGTATCCACACGGGCGAGAAGCCCTTCAAATGCGACCTGTGCCCCAAGAGCTTCCGACTGTCCTACCACTTGAAGAAACATCGCCACACGCACGCCGGCAAGGCTAAGACGTTCACTTGCGACCATTGCCAACTCACTTTTGTCAACAAGAAAGCGCTGTGGGAGCACGCCGTCTCGCACAAGCTTAAGATAGAGCCTGCCTTTGCCCAAATCCACATCCAGTTTCAGTAA